The Granulicella sibirica genome has a segment encoding these proteins:
- a CDS encoding flagellar hook capping FlgD N-terminal domain-containing protein, translating to MSVFDIGNAQSTAFQDSASVVATALAPKRHATAAQTIMAEGSNSVKAHSATSSSTSTATTGDATITANDFLTLLVTELQNQDPTQPTDPNAYIEQLVGVNSLQQLISINQGITSITSGTTTTTGSVQAAPVSQIQNTQPPETM from the coding sequence ATGAGTGTTTTCGATATTGGGAACGCACAGAGTACAGCCTTTCAAGACTCCGCCTCGGTCGTCGCGACCGCGCTTGCACCGAAGCGGCATGCGACGGCCGCCCAGACCATAATGGCCGAGGGATCCAATAGCGTAAAGGCTCACAGTGCAACAAGCAGTTCCACCAGTACTGCTACCACGGGTGACGCGACCATTACCGCGAACGACTTTCTCACGCTTCTCGTGACCGAGCTGCAGAATCAGGATCCAACCCAACCAACTGATCCTAATGCGTACATCGAGCAACTCGTGGGTGTGAACAGCCTGCAGCAACTGATTTCGATCAACCAGGGAATCACTTCGATCACATCGGGAACTACAACTACGACGGGATCAGTGCAGGCGGCTCCGGTCTCCCAGATTCAGAACACGCAGCCACCTGAAACCATGTGA
- a CDS encoding FliI/YscN family ATPase — MSSALGEISAERGKLGAYFEQLAARPAWRWTGRVVEANGQTVESEGPMCSVGECCEIMDASGSRHRAEVIGFRGRRVLSMPLAATSGVQYGDAVLALGVPPSIGVGEQMQGRILNALGQPLDALAAPRVEGTWPLDGSVPRPMQRVPIQAPLATGLRVLDGLLTVGRGQRVGIFGGSGVGKSTLIGMMTRNTEADITVVGLVGERGREVREFVEDSLGVDGMRRSVVLCATSDESPLLRMRAAMAATSVAESFAAQGKHVLLVLDSLTRYAMAARELGLAAGEPPASKGYTPSVFTRLAKLVERAGNFQRGSITAFYTVLMEGDDQQDPIVDSVRSLLDGHIVLSRALASEGWYPPVNVLDSLSRLMPSVTTREHSNKAAAARRLLAVHARSEDLVRIGAYKPGMDLDLDRAIRAMPLLRTYLQQRTGERMTMSESVAGLLGMPL, encoded by the coding sequence TTGAGCTCAGCCTTAGGTGAAATCTCAGCGGAGCGCGGTAAGCTTGGCGCTTACTTCGAACAACTTGCGGCGCGACCTGCGTGGCGTTGGACGGGACGCGTTGTAGAGGCGAATGGACAGACCGTCGAGTCGGAGGGCCCGATGTGCTCCGTGGGGGAGTGTTGCGAGATCATGGATGCAAGTGGATCGCGCCATCGTGCAGAAGTTATCGGCTTTCGTGGCCGCCGTGTGCTGTCGATGCCTCTGGCCGCGACCAGCGGTGTGCAATACGGTGACGCCGTGCTTGCACTGGGCGTTCCTCCTTCAATCGGGGTGGGCGAACAGATGCAAGGTCGCATCTTGAACGCGCTTGGGCAGCCACTCGATGCTCTTGCGGCACCGCGGGTTGAAGGTACGTGGCCACTCGATGGTTCGGTTCCACGCCCCATGCAGAGAGTTCCGATCCAGGCACCCCTCGCCACTGGGTTGCGCGTCCTAGATGGATTGTTGACGGTCGGACGGGGCCAGCGCGTGGGCATCTTTGGCGGCTCCGGAGTGGGCAAGAGCACTTTGATCGGCATGATGACGCGGAACACGGAGGCGGACATCACCGTGGTCGGGCTGGTTGGAGAACGCGGACGCGAAGTGCGGGAGTTTGTTGAAGACTCCCTTGGCGTGGATGGAATGCGTCGGTCCGTGGTGCTGTGCGCGACGTCCGACGAGAGCCCATTGCTGAGGATGAGGGCAGCGATGGCGGCTACGTCGGTGGCGGAGTCCTTTGCGGCGCAAGGCAAGCACGTGCTGCTTGTGTTGGACTCCTTGACCCGCTATGCGATGGCAGCTCGCGAGCTCGGACTTGCTGCCGGCGAGCCCCCTGCAAGCAAAGGCTACACGCCCAGCGTGTTCACTCGGCTCGCGAAGCTGGTGGAGCGCGCTGGCAACTTTCAGCGTGGAAGTATTACCGCCTTCTATACCGTGCTGATGGAAGGTGACGATCAACAAGACCCAATCGTTGATTCGGTGAGATCTCTGCTCGATGGACATATCGTTCTATCCCGAGCGCTCGCTTCGGAAGGCTGGTATCCGCCTGTCAATGTTCTGGATTCTCTAAGCCGTCTGATGCCTTCAGTCACCACGCGGGAGCACAGCAATAAGGCGGCTGCTGCGCGGAGGCTACTCGCAGTGCATGCTCGTTCAGAAGACCTCGTGAGGATAGGTGCTTACAAGCCAGGTATGGATCTCGACCTCGATCGTGCGATACGCGCCATGCCGTTGCTTCGCACTTATCTTCAGCAGAGAACGGGTGAGCGTATGACGATGAGCGAGAGTGTAGCCGGCCTGTTAGGGATGCCACTGTGA
- a CDS encoding flagellar basal body-associated FliL family protein, with amino-acid sequence MIAAMVVSVVIGAGTVGGAMFYMLKTGKIGGGSAAITKVEAHEAVAPKTHAIALEPILVNLADPGGRAYLRLGLTLRVMDDEPVKGEKPKEEKVEKGVPKGPSEAETAVRDTVLTVLGQQTADGLLEPEGKEALKDKLRVALAAHNPTLKVTDLFFSEFLVQR; translated from the coding sequence TTGATCGCCGCGATGGTCGTGTCGGTTGTGATCGGGGCAGGCACTGTGGGTGGCGCCATGTTCTACATGCTGAAGACCGGAAAGATCGGCGGCGGTTCCGCGGCGATCACGAAGGTAGAAGCGCACGAGGCGGTCGCTCCCAAGACTCATGCGATTGCCCTGGAACCAATTCTAGTCAATCTTGCCGATCCTGGAGGTCGGGCCTACCTGAGGTTAGGTCTGACGCTTCGTGTGATGGATGACGAGCCCGTGAAAGGTGAGAAGCCAAAGGAGGAGAAAGTGGAGAAGGGCGTGCCCAAGGGGCCATCCGAGGCTGAGACGGCGGTGCGAGATACCGTACTGACGGTGCTCGGACAGCAAACTGCGGATGGCCTGCTGGAACCCGAAGGGAAAGAGGCTCTTAAGGACAAACTCCGGGTCGCGTTGGCGGCGCACAATCCTACGCTCAAGGTGACAGATCTGTTTTTCTCAGAATTCCTCGTGCAACGTTGA
- the fliP gene encoding flagellar type III secretion system pore protein FliP (The bacterial flagellar biogenesis protein FliP forms a type III secretion system (T3SS)-type pore required for flagellar assembly.) has product MMLGIGLSGSCGVAHASTYDVAAPLVRHAIGGSAPMGNGVAGLQSSIAQAMGVNGSVPWSIVIGLTLLTMIPALLLAMTPMVRLLVVFHFLRQALGTQTAPSNQVLMGLALMMTWFLMQPVLVEVEKTATAPYRAGEISGEVALERGIAPVKKYLLKYAREKDLAIFASAGMAERPRTKEELPFQVVVPAYMLSELKAGFEIGAVLFLPFLLIDFVIASVTTSIGMMQLPPVVISTPVKILLFVMVDGWNLLADQLLKSF; this is encoded by the coding sequence ATGATGCTCGGCATCGGTCTTTCCGGGTCTTGTGGTGTTGCGCATGCTTCTACCTACGATGTTGCCGCGCCGCTAGTAAGACATGCCATCGGGGGTAGTGCCCCGATGGGTAATGGTGTCGCGGGTCTGCAGTCTTCTATTGCGCAAGCTATGGGAGTGAACGGCAGTGTCCCTTGGTCGATTGTGATCGGGCTCACTCTGTTGACGATGATTCCGGCGTTGCTTTTGGCCATGACGCCGATGGTTCGGCTGCTCGTTGTCTTTCACTTTCTGCGCCAGGCGCTTGGCACGCAGACGGCTCCCTCCAATCAGGTATTGATGGGCCTCGCGTTGATGATGACATGGTTCCTGATGCAGCCTGTGCTCGTCGAGGTGGAGAAGACTGCCACGGCTCCCTATCGAGCGGGAGAGATTTCGGGCGAAGTCGCGCTTGAACGAGGGATCGCTCCGGTCAAGAAATACCTGCTGAAGTATGCACGCGAGAAGGATCTTGCCATCTTTGCTTCGGCGGGCATGGCGGAGAGACCGAGGACGAAGGAAGAGCTTCCGTTCCAAGTCGTTGTTCCGGCCTACATGCTGAGCGAATTGAAAGCAGGGTTCGAGATAGGCGCCGTCTTGTTTCTTCCCTTTCTACTGATTGATTTTGTGATCGCGAGCGTTACAACCTCGATCGGAATGATGCAACTGCCGCCGGTGGTCATTTCAACACCGGTCAAGATTCTTTTGTTCGTGATGGTAGACGGATGGAACTTACTCGCGGATCAGTTACTGAAGAGCTTCTGA
- a CDS encoding flagellar biosynthetic protein FliR → MTLVYPTPNGANVIQDWPQFLAAGVLVMVRISGLFVFAPIFNSAAIPTRVKAGLAFAITILLAPAVASVPDAHAMLDVGALLGELGVGLVFGLSLSLLNESLMFAGTMLGMEFSFSLVNLLDPNTRIETPVLGQMLDWLGILVIVGAGLDRTLLAAVVRSFVVVPVGRGVIEAATGVAMVRMGGGIFLAGMQLASPVIAAALSVEVTIGLIGKLAPQLPTQVVGIPVKTLISYGVLIGSLAVWPGWIERHFTSLLDAAGRMLVRA, encoded by the coding sequence ATGACGCTCGTCTATCCCACGCCGAACGGGGCGAATGTCATTCAGGATTGGCCGCAGTTTCTCGCCGCAGGTGTGCTTGTGATGGTTCGAATCAGCGGGTTGTTTGTCTTTGCCCCAATCTTCAATTCGGCGGCGATCCCGACGAGGGTGAAGGCCGGCCTGGCTTTCGCGATCACGATTCTGCTGGCCCCTGCTGTAGCGTCCGTCCCGGATGCACATGCGATGCTCGATGTGGGAGCGCTACTTGGTGAGCTTGGGGTTGGGTTGGTCTTTGGGCTTTCGCTGTCGCTCTTGAACGAGAGCCTGATGTTTGCCGGGACCATGCTTGGGATGGAGTTCAGCTTTTCGCTAGTCAATCTCCTCGATCCGAATACGAGAATCGAGACGCCGGTGCTTGGGCAGATGCTCGACTGGCTTGGAATTCTGGTGATTGTGGGCGCCGGGCTCGATCGTACACTGCTTGCCGCAGTCGTCAGGAGCTTTGTGGTCGTGCCTGTGGGACGAGGCGTTATCGAAGCGGCTACAGGCGTCGCAATGGTCAGGATGGGGGGTGGAATCTTTCTAGCAGGTATGCAGCTTGCGTCGCCTGTGATCGCAGCGGCCCTGTCGGTTGAGGTGACGATTGGATTGATTGGGAAGCTTGCTCCGCAGTTGCCAACGCAGGTGGTGGGTATTCCTGTGAAAACACTGATCTCGTATGGCGTGCTGATCGGATCGCTCGCGGTCTGGCCAGGCTGGATCGAACGGCACTTTACCTCGCTTCTGGATGCGGCCGGAAGGATGTTGGTGCGAGCTTGA
- a CDS encoding sigma-70 family RNA polymerase sigma factor, with protein sequence MDVVHGAQMHGVPDSAESSMPGGPLFAEDVLDLTATTLPLAGFGSGYEDQGGAERMSSAERDQMLMEHLPTVRFLARRIHERLPQHVELEDLISAGVVGLIDAFSKFDHTKKVQFKSYAQFRIRGAILDSLRTLDWSPRELRRKGRAVEEAIREATHRLGRAPQEAEIAGAMSLSLNEYQQLLGELKGLEIGSLHMERSEDSGDEELAYIPGAPEDGPLFRCLQGEMKQRLADGIDELPEKERMVLTLYYYEELTMKEIGLTLGVVESRVSQIHSSAVLRLRSQLAELAGPGAVMTKLKRKRR encoded by the coding sequence ATGGACGTTGTACATGGAGCGCAGATGCACGGTGTTCCGGATTCCGCGGAGAGCAGCATGCCGGGCGGTCCACTGTTTGCGGAAGATGTGCTGGATCTTACGGCGACGACTCTGCCACTTGCGGGCTTTGGATCGGGCTACGAAGATCAAGGCGGCGCGGAGCGTATGTCCAGCGCAGAGCGCGATCAGATGCTCATGGAGCATCTTCCGACGGTTCGCTTCCTCGCCCGGAGGATACATGAGCGTCTGCCACAGCATGTGGAACTTGAGGACCTGATCTCGGCCGGAGTCGTTGGATTGATCGATGCGTTTTCGAAGTTCGATCACACGAAGAAGGTGCAGTTTAAGAGCTATGCGCAGTTCCGCATTCGCGGTGCAATTCTGGATTCGTTGCGCACACTGGATTGGAGTCCGCGAGAGCTGCGCCGCAAGGGAAGGGCAGTGGAAGAGGCAATTCGCGAGGCCACGCACCGGCTTGGACGCGCGCCACAGGAAGCGGAGATCGCTGGTGCGATGTCACTCTCGTTGAATGAGTACCAACAGCTTCTCGGCGAGTTGAAAGGGCTGGAGATCGGCAGCTTGCACATGGAGCGGTCGGAGGACTCGGGTGACGAAGAACTGGCCTACATTCCTGGCGCGCCGGAGGATGGTCCACTGTTCCGCTGCCTCCAAGGGGAGATGAAGCAGAGACTCGCCGATGGCATCGACGAGCTTCCCGAGAAGGAGCGCATGGTTCTGACGCTTTACTACTATGAAGAGCTGACGATGAAGGAGATCGGTCTGACGTTGGGTGTGGTGGAGTCGCGCGTGTCGCAAATTCATTCTTCAGCTGTACTCCGGCTTCGGTCGCAACTCGCTGAGCTGGCGGGACCGGGCGCAGTCATGACTAAGTTGAAGAGGAAGAGGCGCTGA
- a CDS encoding flagellar biosynthetic protein FliQ, producing MGPDQAVEIMRRLLVEALMLSAPLLISAALVSLTVSLVQTLTGVQEQTLTAVPRLVAVFAVAMMVMPWSMHRLVSYTSRLWTDLHRYMG from the coding sequence ATGGGACCAGACCAGGCGGTTGAGATTATGCGGAGACTTCTGGTGGAAGCGCTAATGCTCAGCGCGCCTCTCCTGATCTCGGCTGCATTGGTTAGTCTAACCGTCAGTCTTGTGCAGACGCTCACCGGTGTGCAGGAGCAGACACTCACTGCAGTCCCACGACTTGTGGCCGTATTCGCCGTCGCCATGATGGTGATGCCCTGGAGTATGCACCGACTCGTGAGCTACACTTCGCGGCTCTGGACTGACCTTCACCGGTACATGGGCTGA
- a CDS encoding EscU/YscU/HrcU family type III secretion system export apparatus switch protein: MSDQQTEKATPQRKQKAREKGDRVRSRELLSAVSLLGGVLVLGAMAKGFVARWGSVFQECLRTGSMAASDEQKWTHAMRTMLAPALLPVGMVMAASFLGALGVGVAQSGGLSIHPNALELKFDRLNPVTNIVNLFSLRSFTRLVKSLVPAAVMVVFGWGVLKSLILPMPVMAVMRLPSTFAAAYGLAVDAAWVTLAWSGLDFIVEYLAWNKRLMMSKQETREEMKEAMGNPQVKNRVRQLQHAMRKRRVKADISRASVVITNPTHYAVALEFSFDTLSAPTVLAKGRDLHAKEIREEALWAGIPLIENPPLARSLYKMVEPGQSIPFELYSAVAGILAYLYRQKVEDRIRQDRERRERDEQREREQRAQYKTAVAMRDFGGGM; the protein is encoded by the coding sequence TTGAGCGATCAGCAAACAGAGAAAGCAACGCCACAACGAAAGCAGAAGGCGCGGGAGAAAGGCGATCGGGTCCGAAGCCGCGAACTGCTGTCGGCCGTATCCCTGCTTGGCGGTGTGCTTGTGCTAGGTGCGATGGCAAAAGGCTTCGTCGCGAGATGGGGTTCGGTTTTTCAGGAGTGTCTCAGGACAGGTTCAATGGCTGCAAGTGATGAGCAGAAGTGGACGCATGCCATGCGGACGATGCTCGCACCCGCGCTCCTGCCTGTTGGAATGGTGATGGCTGCTAGCTTTCTTGGGGCGCTTGGTGTGGGAGTTGCGCAAAGCGGGGGGCTAAGCATTCATCCAAATGCGCTCGAGTTGAAGTTCGATCGGTTGAACCCGGTTACGAACATCGTGAACCTATTCAGCTTGCGGTCTTTTACACGACTGGTGAAATCGCTTGTTCCTGCTGCAGTGATGGTGGTCTTTGGTTGGGGTGTGCTGAAGTCGTTGATTTTACCGATGCCCGTCATGGCCGTGATGCGTTTGCCGTCGACGTTCGCGGCGGCCTACGGACTCGCTGTCGATGCGGCATGGGTGACGCTTGCGTGGAGTGGCTTGGACTTCATCGTGGAGTACCTGGCGTGGAACAAGCGTCTCATGATGAGCAAGCAGGAGACGCGCGAAGAGATGAAGGAGGCGATGGGCAATCCGCAGGTGAAGAACCGTGTCCGTCAGCTTCAACATGCGATGCGAAAGCGTCGAGTGAAAGCGGATATCTCGCGGGCGAGCGTAGTGATTACGAACCCGACGCATTACGCCGTGGCGTTGGAGTTTTCGTTCGATACCTTGTCCGCGCCTACGGTGCTTGCGAAGGGCAGAGACCTGCATGCGAAAGAGATTCGCGAGGAGGCTCTTTGGGCGGGTATTCCATTGATCGAGAATCCGCCACTGGCGAGAAGTCTGTACAAGATGGTCGAGCCTGGGCAGTCAATTCCATTTGAGTTGTACTCGGCCGTCGCGGGGATTCTGGCTTACCTCTACCGGCAAAAGGTGGAAGACCGGATTCGGCAGGATCGCGAACGGCGCGAACGGGACGAGCAGCGGGAGAGGGAGCAGAGAGCGCAATACAAGACGGCGGTGGCGATGCGTGACTTTGGGGGTGGCATGTGA
- a CDS encoding flagellar hook protein FlgE has protein sequence MPSFSIPLTGLEADSTALNTIGNNLANLNTTAFKKQTTTFEDLFYQQIGSNGANDQLQVGAGVKVSGTQSSFLQGSLETTSDAADMALAGDGFFVVQDGQIQSLTRAGNFQLDKAGNLITTDGQSVMGFAASNGTVNASGSLTPISLPINGTGTAKATSTFSVDTNLNSSAAVGTSFNTTVTMYDSLGQSHIASVSFTKNSANTWGYSVTLPSGDATGTPTNNTGTLTFDSSGVLTSPTTNISGITFPGLTDGASNLSFNWQLYGSTGAPLISESASTSTATSSSQDGYSSGTYQSFSVDSAGAISATFSNGQVQQVGQLAIAAVPNEDGLTRVGDNNFQTSAASGVATFAAAGVGSRGTIEDETLEESNVDISTEFSDLIVAQRAFQANSKTVTTFDQVTEDAISMVR, from the coding sequence ATGCCATCGTTTTCCATCCCACTTACCGGTCTAGAGGCAGACTCCACAGCGCTCAATACGATCGGCAATAATCTTGCGAACCTCAACACGACTGCTTTCAAGAAGCAGACGACGACCTTCGAGGACTTGTTCTATCAACAAATTGGCAGCAACGGTGCGAACGATCAGTTGCAGGTTGGTGCTGGCGTCAAGGTCTCCGGGACGCAAAGCAGCTTTCTGCAGGGAAGCCTCGAGACGACGAGCGACGCAGCGGATATGGCGTTGGCTGGAGATGGCTTCTTTGTCGTGCAGGACGGGCAGATCCAGTCGCTCACGAGGGCCGGCAACTTTCAACTCGATAAGGCTGGCAACCTGATCACCACTGATGGGCAGTCCGTGATGGGATTCGCGGCGTCGAATGGTACGGTCAACGCGAGTGGGAGCCTCACGCCGATCTCTCTTCCGATCAATGGAACCGGGACGGCAAAGGCGACTTCGACTTTCTCGGTGGATACCAATCTCAACTCATCGGCTGCGGTTGGGACTTCCTTCAATACGACGGTGACGATGTATGATTCGCTCGGACAGAGCCATATTGCGTCTGTAAGTTTTACGAAGAACTCCGCGAATACCTGGGGCTATAGTGTGACGTTGCCGTCAGGAGATGCCACTGGCACGCCGACGAATAACACTGGGACATTGACCTTTGACTCATCCGGCGTCCTGACGAGTCCGACGACCAATATCTCAGGGATCACCTTCCCGGGATTGACGGACGGCGCGTCGAATCTAAGCTTTAACTGGCAGCTCTACGGCTCGACGGGAGCCCCGCTGATCTCGGAGTCGGCGTCCACTTCCACGGCGACTTCGAGCTCGCAGGACGGATATTCGAGTGGAACTTATCAGAGCTTCTCGGTTGATAGCGCCGGAGCCATCTCGGCCACCTTCAGCAACGGGCAAGTCCAGCAGGTAGGTCAACTAGCAATTGCGGCGGTTCCCAATGAGGATGGACTGACTAGGGTCGGAGACAACAACTTCCAGACGTCAGCCGCTTCAGGTGTCGCAACCTTCGCGGCTGCAGGTGTGGGAAGTCGAGGAACGATCGAGGATGAGACCTTGGAGGAGTCGAATGTGGATATCTCGACCGAGTTCTCCGATCTTATCGTGGCGCAGAGGGCGTTCCAGGCTAACTCGAAGACTGTGACTACCTTCGATCAAGTTACCGAGGACGCGATCTCGATGGTTCGCTAG
- a CDS encoding flagellar biosynthetic protein FliO, with translation MGRPEGGTMELVRGGQRDRRQDDGPLENAEHVSQAALPLTGRRIEGVAGWLLGLIHHRIAGSERRSLKVLETLNLGGGRQVALISCAGERYLVGMGSDSVETIVCVGDSSKTALEDVCL, from the coding sequence ATGGGGAGACCAGAGGGCGGGACCATGGAACTGGTGCGAGGAGGACAACGGGATCGCCGTCAGGACGATGGACCGCTTGAGAACGCTGAGCATGTTAGCCAGGCTGCTCTTCCTCTCACGGGACGCAGGATCGAAGGAGTCGCTGGCTGGCTGCTTGGATTGATCCATCATCGGATCGCGGGCAGCGAGCGGAGGTCGCTCAAGGTTTTGGAGACACTTAATCTCGGCGGCGGGAGGCAGGTGGCGTTGATCTCCTGCGCTGGAGAACGGTATCTGGTCGGCATGGGGTCCGATTCGGTTGAGACGATCGTGTGCGTTGGAGACAGCTCGAAGACGGCGCTGGAGGATGTGTGTCTCTAA
- the flhA gene encoding flagellar biosynthesis protein FlhA encodes MTLGAKSKSGSGKLQVFLLPVAAIAMVFVMLIPVPSFVLDLLLAASITASVIVFLTAVQIRKAVDFSVFPTLLLLLTMFRLSLNLASSRRILLHGHEGTHAAGSVIEAFGQFVVGGNYVVGFVLFLALIAIQFLVVSHGAVRTAEVTARFTLDALPGKQMAIDADMNAGLIDEQGARKRREAIAREAEFYGAMDGAARFNQRDSMATILITVINIVAGLAIGTLQQGTDLMTAVKTYTILTVGDGLVTMIPSLLVSIAGGMVLTRASSAGTLDSELGTQLLKGRNTLWIACGVLLTLALIPGLPKLSFILMAGGVALIARRLPADAIHSDVEIPLGLSAKGKVEEAAKGENLASLLKMDELTLEIGFQLIPLVDEKQGGQMLNRVRSLRRHLATELGFIVPPVHITDNLRLKPREYCVSLRGVEIARWQTEGNCLLAVNADPKARPMPGVETKEPAFGVMARWIQPGLEEQALAAGYSVVDQTTVIGTHLGELIRRHAHELLARQETKRLLDSMSEGYPKLVEELVPKLMSLGEVQKVLQQLLREQVSIRDLGSVLEVLVEAAAESKNVIHLVERVRQSLGRALVHPLLDAEGGLRVFTLEQGLEADLMTTFDPAGAALLLGEGARSGGMPADFLRRLVDSVKRLTGGGSATAMPVLLCPSPARYHVRRWLEPYLPKVTVLAPIEIPPEVRVRSIGTVG; translated from the coding sequence ATGACATTGGGTGCGAAGAGTAAATCGGGGTCCGGAAAGCTGCAGGTATTCCTCCTGCCTGTCGCGGCCATCGCGATGGTATTTGTGATGTTGATTCCGGTGCCGAGCTTCGTGCTGGATCTGCTTCTGGCCGCATCGATCACGGCATCTGTCATTGTGTTCCTGACGGCGGTGCAGATTCGTAAGGCGGTGGATTTCTCAGTATTTCCGACGCTTCTGCTCCTACTGACGATGTTCCGGCTTTCGTTGAACCTTGCTTCGAGCCGCAGGATTCTCCTGCATGGTCATGAGGGGACGCATGCTGCTGGATCGGTGATTGAGGCCTTTGGGCAATTCGTCGTGGGTGGGAATTACGTTGTCGGATTTGTCTTGTTCCTCGCGCTGATCGCGATCCAGTTTCTTGTGGTGAGTCATGGCGCGGTGAGAACTGCCGAGGTGACGGCGCGATTCACGCTCGATGCACTGCCGGGTAAGCAGATGGCGATCGACGCGGATATGAATGCGGGGCTGATCGATGAGCAGGGCGCGAGGAAACGACGAGAGGCAATTGCACGGGAGGCTGAGTTCTACGGCGCGATGGATGGCGCGGCTCGATTCAATCAGCGCGATTCGATGGCGACGATCCTCATCACCGTCATCAATATCGTTGCAGGGCTTGCGATTGGTACATTGCAACAGGGCACCGACCTGATGACGGCGGTAAAGACGTACACGATCCTGACCGTTGGTGACGGACTGGTGACGATGATTCCGAGTCTGCTGGTATCGATTGCGGGTGGCATGGTACTGACTCGCGCGTCGTCGGCGGGCACGCTCGATTCGGAGTTGGGGACGCAACTCCTCAAGGGACGGAACACGCTTTGGATCGCTTGTGGCGTGCTGCTCACGCTGGCGTTGATTCCTGGTCTACCGAAGCTTTCCTTCATTCTGATGGCCGGAGGCGTGGCTTTGATTGCGAGGCGTCTGCCTGCGGACGCGATTCATTCAGACGTAGAAATACCGCTTGGACTAAGCGCCAAGGGGAAGGTAGAAGAGGCGGCCAAAGGAGAGAATCTCGCGAGCCTCCTGAAGATGGATGAGCTGACGCTTGAGATAGGCTTTCAGTTGATTCCGCTGGTGGATGAGAAACAGGGCGGGCAGATGTTGAATCGCGTGCGCTCGCTACGCAGACACCTGGCAACAGAGCTTGGGTTCATCGTGCCTCCCGTGCATATCACGGATAATCTTCGGCTGAAGCCGCGAGAGTACTGCGTGAGCCTGCGGGGAGTCGAAATTGCGCGTTGGCAGACCGAGGGGAACTGCCTACTCGCGGTAAACGCGGACCCGAAGGCGAGACCGATGCCGGGTGTGGAGACAAAGGAACCGGCCTTTGGCGTCATGGCGCGATGGATTCAGCCGGGGCTGGAGGAACAGGCTCTGGCCGCGGGGTATTCCGTGGTCGATCAGACTACGGTGATTGGGACACATCTCGGCGAGCTGATCAGAAGGCACGCGCATGAGTTACTTGCGCGGCAGGAGACGAAGAGGCTACTCGACAGCATGAGCGAGGGGTACCCGAAGCTTGTCGAAGAGCTTGTGCCGAAGCTGATGTCGCTCGGTGAAGTGCAGAAGGTTCTGCAGCAGTTGCTACGGGAGCAGGTATCGATCCGGGACCTGGGCTCGGTGCTTGAGGTTCTAGTGGAGGCCGCTGCCGAGTCGAAGAACGTCATTCACCTGGTGGAGCGGGTGAGGCAGTCACTTGGCCGCGCCTTGGTTCATCCGCTGCTCGACGCCGAGGGAGGGCTGCGCGTGTTCACGCTCGAACAAGGGCTCGAGGCAGATCTAATGACTACCTTCGACCCTGCGGGCGCGGCTCTGCTCCTGGGTGAAGGTGCGCGTTCAGGAGGGATGCCGGCGGACTTCCTTCGGAGGCTGGTTGATTCTGTGAAACGGCTAACCGGCGGTGGTTCCGCCACGGCGATGCCCGTGCTTCTTTGCCCAAGTCCAGCACGCTATCACGTGCGCCGATGGCTGGAGCCATACCTGCCAAAGGTGACGGTATTGGCTCCGATCGAGATTCCCCCCGAGGTCCGGGTACGGAGTATCGGCACGGTCGGATAG